The following are from one region of the Stanieria cyanosphaera PCC 7437 genome:
- a CDS encoding glycosyltransferase family 4 protein translates to MKVLLINHSDLAGGAARAAYRLHQGLKQLSVDSQMLVQQKLSDDRAVFAPTNRLETSIGNSRIAVDALPLKFYPQRHDVTYSLQWLPDRTLAKINQLTPEVINLHWIGEALLQIETIAKLARPIVWTLHDMWAFTGGCHYNQNCDRYKLSCGSCPQLGSNSNWDLSRWVWQRKAKAWQQLDVTIIALSSWLRDCAASSSLFQNCRIELIPNGIDLEVYRPIDQKFARKLLRLPEDKQLILFGSLGATSDTRKGFHLLQPALHQLEQLGWQDIELVIFGASRPQNPPKFGFKTHYLGILKDDLSLALAYSAADVFVLPSTQDNLPNTVLEAIACGTPAVGFNIGGMPDLIEHQQNGYLAKPNQIEDLAQGLIWILENESRRQKLSGRARQKAEQEFSLQLQAQRYVNLFQELVLTHQKRFQYN, encoded by the coding sequence ATGAAAGTTCTACTCATTAATCATTCCGATCTCGCTGGTGGTGCTGCTCGCGCAGCCTATCGCTTGCATCAGGGATTAAAGCAACTAAGCGTTGATTCTCAAATGTTAGTACAACAAAAATTGAGTGATGACCGCGCTGTATTTGCTCCCACTAACAGACTAGAAACAAGTATTGGTAACTCTAGAATTGCTGTTGATGCTTTGCCATTAAAGTTTTATCCCCAACGTCATGATGTTACTTATTCTTTACAGTGGCTTCCAGACAGAACTCTAGCTAAAATCAACCAACTTACTCCTGAAGTGATTAATTTACATTGGATTGGAGAAGCTTTGCTGCAAATTGAAACAATCGCCAAATTAGCTCGCCCAATAGTTTGGACGCTGCATGATATGTGGGCATTTACAGGAGGCTGTCACTATAACCAAAATTGCGATCGCTATAAACTGTCTTGTGGTAGTTGTCCTCAATTAGGTAGTAACAGTAACTGGGATTTGTCTCGTTGGGTTTGGCAACGTAAAGCTAAAGCTTGGCAGCAGCTTGATGTAACCATTATCGCTTTGAGTTCTTGGTTACGAGATTGTGCAGCTTCTAGTAGCTTGTTTCAAAATTGTCGCATTGAACTAATTCCCAATGGTATCGATCTAGAAGTTTATCGACCAATTGACCAAAAATTCGCGAGAAAATTATTACGTTTACCTGAAGATAAGCAGTTAATTTTGTTTGGTTCTCTTGGTGCTACCAGTGATACCAGAAAAGGATTTCATCTACTACAACCAGCACTGCATCAATTAGAGCAATTGGGTTGGCAAGACATAGAATTGGTGATTTTTGGAGCTTCTCGACCTCAAAATCCGCCGAAATTCGGCTTTAAAACTCATTACCTCGGCATCCTTAAAGATGACTTGTCCCTAGCTTTAGCTTATAGCGCAGCAGATGTTTTTGTTTTACCGTCAACCCAAGACAACCTACCCAATACCGTTTTAGAAGCGATCGCTTGTGGTACTCCTGCGGTAGGTTTTAACATCGGTGGTATGCCAGATTTGATTGAACATCAACAAAACGGTTATTTAGCTAAACCAAATCAGATTGAAGATTTAGCTCAAGGTCTAATTTGGATTTTAGAAAATGAATCAAGGAGGCAAAAATTAAGCGGTCGCGCTCGTCAAAAAGCAGAGCAAGAATTTTCTTTACAATTGCAAGCCCAGCGTTATGTAAATTTGTTTCAAGAATTAGTTTTAACTCACCAAAAAAGATTTCAATATAATTAA
- a CDS encoding flippase, with translation MLGKLKALEDKLSPGLRKIVLNIGWLFTERILYMVVSLIVGIYVVRYLGPEDFGKLSYSYSFFYLFFAVAKLGLNDIVVRDIVQQEKFTPKILGTAFVLKSFSSVISIFLIASSIWMVNNDVQIRWMTIIIALGLVFDGFEVIEFWFQSQVLSGPIATVKSVQIFLAAATRILLVWLKVPLVSFAWVFFVEFLIKGIGSIWVYLKYHQSFQKWKFRWSTAVELLQDSIPMLLSAVMISIYMKIDQVMLQNLVGSKEVGIYAAAVRFSEIWYFVPMAICASVFPSVLKAKARSKREYDLKTQQLYDVMAWISIAISLLMTVASQPLVNILLGKEYAEAGIILALHIWSGPFVFLSVARGRWLIAEKLTRFEFMATSLGVVANILLNFYLIPLYGGKGAAIATLISYAFACYLAGALFPPLFKNTWMLTKALFIPVRIKQNLLYFKRIRQVFS, from the coding sequence ATGCTAGGTAAACTTAAAGCCCTTGAAGATAAACTCAGCCCAGGATTGCGTAAAATCGTCCTGAATATTGGCTGGCTGTTTACTGAGCGAATTTTGTACATGGTAGTTTCCCTGATAGTGGGAATCTATGTAGTTAGATATTTAGGTCCTGAAGATTTTGGCAAACTTAGTTATAGTTACAGCTTTTTTTATCTGTTTTTTGCTGTTGCTAAATTAGGTTTAAACGATATTGTTGTCAGGGATATAGTTCAACAAGAGAAATTTACCCCAAAAATTTTAGGCACAGCTTTTGTTCTGAAATCATTTAGTAGCGTCATTAGTATTTTTTTGATCGCTAGTTCGATTTGGATGGTCAATAATGATGTTCAAATTAGGTGGATGACGATTATCATCGCTTTGGGTTTGGTCTTTGATGGATTTGAAGTAATTGAGTTTTGGTTTCAATCCCAAGTGCTATCTGGTCCGATCGCTACAGTTAAAAGTGTACAAATTTTTCTGGCTGCAGCAACAAGAATTTTATTGGTTTGGTTAAAAGTCCCTCTGGTTAGCTTTGCGTGGGTGTTTTTTGTTGAATTTCTGATCAAAGGAATCGGCTCAATTTGGGTTTACCTTAAATATCATCAATCTTTTCAGAAATGGAAGTTTCGTTGGTCGACTGCGGTGGAATTGCTGCAAGATTCGATTCCTATGCTGCTGTCGGCAGTGATGATTTCTATCTACATGAAAATCGACCAAGTAATGTTGCAGAATTTGGTAGGCAGTAAGGAAGTAGGAATTTATGCAGCAGCCGTAAGGTTCTCAGAAATTTGGTATTTTGTCCCGATGGCAATTTGCGCGTCGGTTTTTCCTTCGGTACTGAAAGCAAAAGCTAGAAGTAAACGAGAATACGACCTCAAAACTCAACAACTCTATGATGTCATGGCCTGGATTTCGATCGCTATTTCTCTATTAATGACAGTAGCCTCCCAACCATTGGTAAATATTTTGTTAGGTAAAGAGTACGCCGAAGCAGGAATTATTTTAGCTTTACATATTTGGTCGGGACCGTTTGTCTTTTTGAGTGTAGCTCGTGGTCGTTGGTTGATTGCCGAAAAGTTGACCAGATTTGAATTTATGGCAACGTCACTGGGAGTAGTTGCCAATATTTTATTGAATTTTTATTTGATTCCTTTATATGGAGGTAAAGGCGCAGCTATAGCAACTTTAATTTCTTATGCTTTTGCTTGTTATTTAGCCGGAGCATTGTTTCCACCCTTATTTAAGAATACTTGGATGTTAACTAAAGCTTTATTTATTCCTGTTCGGATTAAACAAAATTTGCTTTATTTCAAAAGAATTAGGCAAGTTTTTTCTTAA
- a CDS encoding GumC family protein, translated as MESNLYTDEYLNFQKYWLVVKRRIVPASVTCLGVITLSLVTALSLEQIYEAEGQVMIKTNKSAKLTGLENDIGKIEVLTNESDPLTTEVEVVSSRPIIDRVIKELDLRNKQDELYRYKDLINNLEIKALTGSNVIKIAYEDSDPERAALVVNKIIELYQEKDTENNRSEAIAAREFISQELPEVEAKVAQAEADLRNFKNENQIANLSEETTTLIETSKLVDTQIDQVAAQLQDVNARYASLSSQLGMGVSEAAAISSLNQSVAVQKALTQLQDVKVQLATKRNLFGENAPQIISLKEQEAELTALLEQQIQQTLGSQSASSVAQLNILGLGKLKQEQISEFANLGLQKTGLEQKLANLKQTKTNYQQRLAVLPNLEKRQKELERKTKAAQATYQTLLGKLQETQVAEKQNIGTVRVLANAIPPDEPSGPSKKLIVAAGGLLGGLLGIAVAFLLDLKDNSLKNSKEIEEIFGYPLQGVIPDLEKEGSPHLLVGDVVDTLPQLPASQNAHSNNRHVFLPIREAYQILQANLKLLSLSQERKVIAVTSCVPQEGKSHVSANLAIAQNQVGKRILLIDADMRRPTQHKIWSIPNYLGLSNVLKGEVEWQEAIKTIKPGLDILTAGEPPDNAVPLIDSERMKHLIGTTALNYDHVIFDTPPITGMADTRILGRMVDGLLMVVRPGVANYGSVSVAKKLIETTGQSIIGVVANGVNLRNEAYGYDYYYYPNYEYDDSYSLNQGK; from the coding sequence ATGGAATCTAATTTATATACTGACGAATATCTTAATTTTCAAAAATATTGGCTGGTTGTAAAACGCCGTATTGTTCCAGCCTCAGTCACTTGTCTTGGTGTAATAACTTTGTCTTTGGTTACAGCTTTATCCTTAGAACAGATTTACGAAGCAGAAGGGCAAGTAATGATTAAAACAAACAAATCTGCTAAGTTAACTGGTTTAGAAAACGATATTGGTAAAATTGAAGTTCTCACTAATGAAAGCGATCCTTTGACTACAGAAGTAGAAGTTGTTAGTTCAAGACCAATTATTGACCGTGTAATTAAAGAATTAGATCTCAGAAATAAACAAGATGAATTGTATCGCTATAAAGATCTGATTAATAATCTTGAAATTAAAGCGTTAACAGGCAGCAACGTAATTAAAATTGCCTATGAAGATTCAGATCCTGAAAGAGCAGCTTTAGTAGTTAATAAAATTATTGAGCTTTATCAAGAAAAAGACACTGAAAATAATCGCTCCGAGGCTATTGCTGCTCGTGAGTTTATTAGTCAAGAATTACCTGAAGTAGAAGCTAAAGTTGCTCAAGCAGAAGCTGATTTACGTAATTTTAAAAATGAAAATCAAATTGCCAATCTCTCTGAAGAAACCACAACTTTAATTGAAACCAGCAAGTTAGTTGATACCCAAATCGATCAGGTAGCTGCCCAATTGCAAGATGTTAATGCCAGATACGCTAGCTTAAGCAGTCAATTAGGCATGGGTGTCTCAGAAGCTGCTGCGATTAGTTCCCTCAATCAATCAGTAGCAGTTCAAAAAGCTTTGACTCAATTACAAGATGTCAAAGTTCAACTAGCAACCAAACGAAATTTATTTGGTGAAAATGCACCGCAGATTATCTCTTTAAAAGAACAAGAAGCGGAACTAACAGCTTTACTAGAACAACAAATTCAGCAAACTCTTGGCAGCCAATCAGCTAGTAGCGTTGCTCAACTAAATATTTTAGGACTAGGCAAGCTTAAACAAGAGCAGATTAGTGAATTTGCAAATTTGGGGTTACAAAAGACAGGTTTAGAACAAAAATTAGCTAATTTAAAACAAACCAAAACAAATTATCAACAAAGGCTTGCTGTTTTACCCAACTTAGAAAAACGACAAAAAGAACTAGAAAGAAAAACCAAAGCTGCGCAAGCAACCTATCAAACTCTACTCGGAAAATTACAAGAAACCCAAGTAGCAGAAAAACAAAATATCGGGACTGTTAGAGTTTTAGCTAATGCGATTCCTCCCGATGAACCAAGTGGTCCTAGCAAAAAACTGATTGTCGCTGCTGGCGGTTTGTTAGGAGGATTATTGGGAATAGCGGTAGCTTTTTTATTGGATTTGAAAGACAACTCTTTGAAAAATAGCAAAGAAATTGAAGAAATATTTGGTTATCCTTTGCAAGGTGTAATTCCAGATTTAGAAAAAGAAGGTTCACCTCATCTATTGGTAGGAGACGTGGTTGATACACTACCTCAACTACCAGCTAGTCAAAATGCTCATAGTAATAATCGTCATGTTTTCTTACCAATCAGAGAAGCTTATCAAATTTTACAGGCTAATCTAAAACTGCTTAGTCTTTCTCAAGAAAGAAAAGTAATTGCTGTTACTAGCTGTGTTCCTCAAGAAGGTAAATCTCACGTTTCTGCTAATCTTGCGATCGCTCAAAATCAAGTCGGAAAAAGAATTTTACTGATTGATGCGGATATGCGTCGTCCTACTCAACACAAGATTTGGAGTATTCCTAATTATCTAGGTTTAAGTAATGTTCTTAAAGGGGAAGTAGAGTGGCAAGAAGCAATTAAAACCATCAAACCAGGCTTAGATATTTTAACAGCAGGAGAGCCTCCCGATAATGCTGTACCCTTAATTGATTCTGAACGAATGAAACATTTAATTGGAACTACTGCTTTAAACTACGACCACGTTATCTTTGATACTCCACCAATTACAGGTATGGCAGATACCAGAATTTTAGGCAGAATGGTTGACGGACTTTTAATGGTAGTGCGTCCTGGAGTCGCTAATTATGGCAGTGTTTCAGTAGCCAAAAAGTTGATCGAAACAACTGGTCAGTCAATTATCGGTGTAGTAGCCAATGGAGTCAATTTACGCAATGAAGCTTACGGTTACGACTATTATTACTATCCCAATTATGAATATGACGATTCTTATTCATTAAACCAGGGAAAATAA
- a CDS encoding WecB/TagA/CpsF family glycosyltransferase translates to MDLTKTNKTHEFEEIHLFGTKFHKLTVCQLIEYIVKAAKLNQKTIIGNVNIRGMNFAWEKSWYKNFYNQADLVFCDGFGVLLGAKLHGNCVDKKHRMTCPDYIENLAKACESNQVSLFLLAGKPGVTDQAIAKLTKVAPQLRIAGHHGYFAKSGWENEAIIEQINQFKPDVLYIGFGMPLQESWILENIDKINAKVFLPLGACLDFYTETVYRGPQWMTDAGLEWLSRLLTEPRRLWKRYIIGNSLFAYRVFLEYLSQRINRSSN, encoded by the coding sequence ATGGATCTCACAAAAACTAATAAAACCCATGAATTTGAAGAAATTCATCTATTTGGTACGAAATTTCATAAATTAACTGTTTGTCAATTAATCGAATACATTGTTAAGGCTGCTAAACTGAACCAAAAAACAATTATCGGCAATGTTAATATCCGAGGGATGAATTTTGCCTGGGAAAAATCTTGGTATAAAAACTTTTACAATCAAGCAGATTTAGTTTTTTGTGATGGATTTGGTGTTCTATTAGGAGCAAAATTACATGGTAATTGTGTTGATAAAAAACACCGCATGACTTGTCCTGATTATATTGAAAACTTAGCTAAGGCTTGTGAAAGCAACCAAGTTTCTCTATTTTTGTTAGCTGGTAAACCAGGAGTCACCGATCAAGCGATCGCAAAATTAACTAAAGTTGCACCACAGTTACGAATAGCAGGACATCATGGTTATTTTGCCAAATCTGGTTGGGAAAATGAAGCAATAATTGAGCAAATTAATCAATTTAAACCTGATGTTTTATATATCGGTTTTGGTATGCCACTCCAAGAAAGTTGGATTTTAGAAAATATTGATAAAATCAATGCTAAAGTTTTTCTTCCTTTAGGTGCTTGTCTTGATTTTTATACCGAAACTGTTTATCGTGGACCACAATGGATGACCGATGCTGGCTTAGAATGGTTAAGTCGATTATTAACCGAACCAAGACGTTTATGGAAAAGATACATCATCGGCAATTCACTGTTTGCTTATCGAGTGTTTTTGGAATACTTAAGTCAACGCATTAATCGTAGCTCTAATTAA
- a CDS encoding glycosyltransferase codes for MLGIDQNRQQTKVEETANRLLLFELNPGGHHPGYLQHLIKYWCAQQFPGHLDVLISREFADKHPQIVSLGNNHSRVTFVQITPEEQNQLFNSEQLEHSFSGRIKRAFQEYQILSRYTKVLGTTHCFLMYLDTILLRLAISSKLPCRFSCIYFRPIFHYANFPSYSSEDREWLWRWRDRVCLPRLLNSSYLDTLFCLDSVVIEELNRMSKSPKAIHLPDPVQIYNHPASEIEQLKNSLAIEPGRKVFLLFGALSERKGLFKLLEAITTLTPELSQQLCLLLVGPITPRDQASLEAHLTKLPNFVQIIRIDRFIPDEEIQPYFQISDVILAPYQRHIGMSAILVRAATAQKPVLASHFGLMGEITRRYQLGLAVDSTIPAQIAEGLCRFLQTSPEALCNRSQMNQFAQINQAELFAEKIFNCLTKSKSTRGGVR; via the coding sequence ATGTTAGGTATAGACCAAAACCGACAGCAGACTAAGGTAGAAGAAACTGCTAATAGATTACTGCTTTTTGAATTAAATCCAGGCGGACATCATCCTGGTTATCTACAGCATTTAATTAAATATTGGTGCGCTCAACAATTTCCTGGACATTTGGATGTATTGATTTCGCGCGAATTTGCTGACAAACATCCTCAGATTGTCTCCTTGGGAAATAATCACTCCAGAGTGACCTTTGTTCAGATTACCCCTGAAGAACAAAACCAACTATTTAATAGTGAGCAATTAGAGCATTCGTTTTCTGGTCGAATCAAACGAGCTTTTCAAGAGTATCAAATACTGTCGCGTTACACTAAAGTTTTAGGGACAACTCACTGTTTTTTGATGTACCTTGATACCATACTGTTACGTTTAGCCATCAGCAGTAAATTACCCTGTCGTTTCTCTTGTATTTATTTTCGACCGATCTTTCACTATGCCAATTTTCCCAGCTACAGCAGTGAAGACAGGGAATGGTTATGGCGTTGGCGAGACCGAGTTTGTTTACCAAGACTGTTAAACTCTTCCTATCTTGATACTCTCTTTTGTCTCGATTCGGTGGTAATAGAAGAACTGAATCGAATGAGTAAATCACCTAAAGCCATTCATTTACCAGATCCAGTCCAAATTTATAACCATCCAGCAAGTGAAATCGAACAACTCAAAAACAGTTTAGCAATAGAACCTGGTCGAAAAGTATTTCTGTTGTTTGGTGCTTTATCAGAGCGAAAAGGACTGTTTAAATTATTAGAAGCGATTACAACTCTCACACCTGAACTAAGTCAGCAACTTTGTTTATTGTTAGTTGGCCCGATTACGCCAAGAGATCAAGCATCATTAGAAGCTCATCTAACTAAACTACCCAATTTTGTGCAAATCATTCGTATAGATCGATTTATTCCTGATGAAGAGATTCAACCCTATTTCCAAATTTCTGATGTAATTTTAGCTCCCTATCAGCGTCACATTGGCATGAGTGCGATTTTAGTTCGAGCAGCAACTGCACAAAAACCAGTGTTAGCTTCTCATTTTGGCTTAATGGGGGAGATAACTAGGCGTTATCAATTAGGATTAGCGGTAGACTCTACTATTCCTGCTCAAATTGCTGAAGGATTATGCCGTTTTTTACAAACAAGTCCAGAAGCTTTATGCAACCGTAGCCAAATGAATCAATTTGCTCAAATTAATCAAGCCGAACTATTTGCTGAAAAAATCTTTAATTGCTTGACAAAATCGAAGTCGACTAGAGGCGGAGTTCGCTGA
- a CDS encoding NAD-dependent epimerase/dehydratase family protein, which produces MKVLVTGSSGLIGSEAVEYYDSKGHQVVGIDNNMRATFFGEKGDTTWNLNRLQKATQNFKHYSVDIRDRENLFNLFENNPFDLIIHCAAQPSHDKACQIPLLDFEVNALGTINLLEATRQFCPEAVFIHMSTNKVYGDAPNELDLVEQEKRYDYANPEDFNGITEACRIDRCLHSLFGASKTAADVVAQEYGRYFGMKVGIFRGGCLTGPSHSGVELHGFLSYLVKVAVTGGTYKVFGYKGKQVRDNIHSYDVIQAFEAFRHNPRPGEVYNLGGGRNNSISILESFDLIEELTGKKVNWVYVDQNRIGDHICYISDLSKLKTHFPEWDITKSITDIFQEIIISEQKKLKVTA; this is translated from the coding sequence ATGAAAGTTTTAGTAACTGGTTCTAGCGGTTTAATTGGTTCTGAAGCAGTAGAATATTATGACTCCAAAGGACATCAAGTAGTAGGTATTGATAACAATATGCGAGCTACGTTTTTTGGAGAAAAAGGTGACACAACTTGGAATTTAAACCGTTTACAAAAGGCTACTCAAAATTTCAAACATTATAGTGTTGACATTCGCGATCGCGAAAATCTCTTCAATTTATTTGAAAATAATCCCTTTGATCTAATTATTCACTGTGCTGCTCAACCTTCTCACGACAAAGCTTGTCAAATTCCTTTACTCGATTTTGAAGTTAACGCACTAGGAACAATTAACTTACTTGAGGCAACCAGACAGTTTTGTCCCGAAGCAGTATTCATTCACATGAGTACCAACAAAGTATACGGTGATGCACCCAACGAGTTAGATTTAGTTGAGCAAGAAAAACGCTACGACTATGCCAATCCTGAAGACTTTAATGGTATTACCGAAGCTTGTCGTATTGATCGTTGCTTACATTCTCTCTTTGGTGCTTCTAAAACTGCTGCCGATGTCGTTGCACAAGAATACGGTCGCTATTTTGGCATGAAGGTAGGAATCTTTCGTGGTGGTTGTTTAACCGGCCCATCCCACTCTGGAGTTGAACTGCACGGTTTTCTTTCTTATTTAGTCAAAGTAGCAGTTACAGGTGGTACTTATAAAGTTTTTGGTTACAAAGGTAAACAAGTACGCGACAACATCCACAGTTATGACGTAATTCAAGCCTTTGAAGCTTTTCGTCACAATCCTCGACCAGGAGAAGTTTATAACTTAGGTGGTGGACGCAACAACAGTATTTCGATTTTGGAATCCTTTGATCTGATTGAAGAGTTAACTGGCAAAAAAGTTAATTGGGTTTATGTCGATCAAAATCGCATTGGCGATCATATTTGCTATATCTCCGACTTAAGCAAACTCAAAACACATTTTCCTGAATGGGATATTACCAAGAGTATTACAGACATTTTCCAAGAAATTATTATCTCTGAACAAAAAAAACTTAAAGTAACTGCTTAA
- a CDS encoding glycosyltransferase, with protein sequence MNVLFLTTNLPSQKLHGSEVASQTIIDALNQTGCHVTVVGYTRKEDNITQFSPQEILVREQYVETKKAKFYPFLWFGQSLIQKLPYSSAKYYSSDYIKVVKYLLAQKNYSIVIIDHSQLDWLTKFLPPQTKLIFIAHNIEQEIYRQHCQNSNNPLAKLVYQREADLIRDIEASLTHKVQEIWTLTEHDAQYFAQFNPSAKIRPLPLLSSLDNLNNQSINKQFDVGLIGSWTWKANQDSLKWFLSEVYPLVPSSLSIHIAGRDADWVKEQYPQITYQGFVENAQKFIAQAKVLAIPTLSGGGIEIKTLDAIASGSQIVASPTAIRGIGEPPPTVQVAQNPQQFAELLIKAVDIQSEANSFELVHQWYYLRREKFLAEIAEAIQQISTNQEHIIKTHGSHKN encoded by the coding sequence ATGAATGTTCTTTTTTTAACAACTAATCTTCCTAGTCAAAAACTACATGGTAGTGAGGTTGCTTCACAAACTATTATTGATGCTCTCAATCAAACTGGCTGTCATGTCACAGTAGTAGGATACACTCGCAAAGAGGATAATATCACTCAATTTAGTCCTCAAGAAATTTTAGTGCGAGAACAATATGTAGAAACCAAAAAAGCCAAGTTCTACCCTTTCTTGTGGTTTGGTCAAAGTCTGATTCAAAAATTACCTTATTCTTCAGCTAAATATTATTCCAGTGACTATATCAAGGTAGTAAAATATCTCTTAGCTCAAAAAAACTATTCCATTGTAATTATTGACCATTCCCAGTTAGATTGGTTGACTAAATTTCTACCACCTCAAACCAAACTGATCTTTATTGCTCACAATATCGAACAAGAGATCTATCGTCAGCATTGCCAAAATAGTAACAATCCTCTAGCTAAATTAGTTTATCAACGAGAAGCTGATCTAATCAGAGACATAGAAGCAAGCCTCACTCATAAAGTACAAGAAATTTGGACATTGACCGAACATGATGCTCAATACTTCGCACAGTTTAATCCCTCAGCCAAAATTAGACCTTTACCCCTTCTTTCTAGCTTGGATAATTTAAACAATCAATCAATCAATAAACAATTTGATGTTGGTTTGATTGGTAGTTGGACTTGGAAAGCTAATCAAGACAGTTTAAAGTGGTTTTTAAGCGAAGTTTATCCTCTTGTCCCTAGTTCGCTCTCAATTCACATTGCTGGGAGAGATGCTGATTGGGTTAAAGAACAATATCCCCAAATTACATATCAAGGATTTGTTGAGAATGCTCAAAAGTTTATCGCACAGGCGAAAGTCTTAGCTATTCCTACCCTTAGTGGTGGAGGTATCGAAATTAAAACCCTTGATGCGATCGCATCTGGCTCTCAAATTGTTGCCTCACCAACCGCTATTCGTGGTATTGGTGAACCGCCACCAACCGTACAAGTAGCGCAAAATCCACAACAATTTGCTGAGTTGTTGATTAAAGCAGTTGATATTCAATCTGAAGCTAATTCCTTTGAGTTAGTTCATCAATGGTATTATCTACGCCGAGAAAAATTTTTAGCAGAAATTGCCGAAGCAATCCAACAAATTTCAACCAACCAAGAACATATTATTAAAACTCATGGATCTCACAAAAACTAA
- a CDS encoding O-antigen ligase family protein has product MNPQYIKLHQFIHTKIEPVIAVLLILYYFGLNLPPIIGTAAKYLCYLLVAGLVIINFLTKGQKFAYVATRDLFPWLLLGLSFASILWSAAPEYTSDEVEPLLRASLLGAYLATRYTIKDHMWLLLSALGIAAFFSIMFAVIMPNYAIDFVSNNEVSWQGIFNHKQYLGRQMAIGVITCLHLFLDKSKHRFLLLGLLFSFLILVILSSSKSALILLFFSLLLFPIFTLLKQGYRLKVAISIFAFLIITSIAILITINLETIVVDILGKDLTFNGRTTIWSLALEKGWERPWLGYGYSGFWTSDAASYILNNTWAVVAKSEGERFHAHNGLIDVFLQLGLVGLTLCLLSFLRLSWRAINLIQATHQREFLWILQFLFISFLANFSEIRTFIDGGAMWVLYISFSFLLGIWWKRIKSPHRNYKKQSYVENKKLMQKM; this is encoded by the coding sequence TTGAATCCTCAATATATAAAATTACACCAATTTATTCACACTAAAATTGAACCAGTAATTGCTGTATTACTGATATTATACTATTTTGGTCTTAATTTACCTCCCATAATAGGTACTGCTGCTAAATATCTTTGTTATCTTTTAGTGGCTGGCTTAGTAATCATTAATTTTTTAACAAAAGGTCAAAAATTTGCCTATGTTGCCACGAGAGATTTATTTCCTTGGTTATTATTAGGATTGAGTTTTGCATCAATTCTTTGGTCTGCTGCTCCTGAATACACCTCTGATGAAGTTGAACCACTTTTAAGAGCTTCTTTGCTCGGAGCATATTTAGCTACACGCTATACAATTAAAGACCATATGTGGCTGTTACTATCGGCTTTGGGTATAGCAGCATTTTTTAGTATTATGTTTGCTGTGATTATGCCAAATTATGCCATTGATTTTGTTTCTAACAACGAAGTTTCTTGGCAGGGCATCTTTAATCACAAGCAGTATCTTGGTCGACAAATGGCGATTGGAGTAATCACTTGTCTGCATTTATTTTTAGATAAATCTAAACATCGTTTTTTGCTTCTGGGATTATTATTTTCTTTTTTAATTTTAGTAATACTTTCTAGTAGTAAATCCGCTTTGATTTTATTGTTTTTTTCTTTATTATTATTTCCAATTTTTACTTTACTTAAGCAAGGATATCGTCTCAAAGTAGCCATTTCAATTTTTGCTTTTTTAATAATTACCAGTATTGCTATATTAATTACTATTAATCTAGAAACTATTGTAGTTGATATTTTAGGCAAAGATTTAACTTTTAATGGACGTACAACTATTTGGAGTTTAGCTTTAGAAAAAGGTTGGGAAAGACCTTGGTTGGGTTATGGTTATTCTGGTTTTTGGACTTCTGACGCTGCTAGTTATATTTTAAATAATACTTGGGCAGTAGTAGCAAAAAGTGAAGGAGAAAGATTTCATGCTCATAATGGTTTAATTGATGTCTTTTTACAGTTAGGTTTAGTAGGACTTACTTTATGTCTGTTGAGTTTTCTAAGATTATCTTGGCGAGCTATCAACTTAATTCAAGCTACTCATCAAAGAGAGTTTTTATGGATACTACAATTCTTGTTTATTTCTTTTTTGGCAAACTTTAGTGAAATTAGAACTTTTATAGACGGAGGTGCAATGTGGGTCTTGTATATATCTTTTTCTTTTTTACTTGGTATTTGGTGGAAAAGAATTAAATCACCACATCGTAATTACAAAAAACAATCTTACGTTGAGAATAAAAAGCTTATGCAAAAAATGTAG